The genomic interval ACGCGATCTATGTGGAGGGCGCGGACAACACGGAGGAGGAGCGTTACTCCCCGGGCGAGCGGTACGGCCGCGTCTACCAGATCAATTACGCACGCTGCATTCTGTGCGGCCTGTGCATCGAGGCGTGCCCCACCCGCGCGCTGACGATGACCAATGAATTCGAACTGGCCGACAGCAGCCGCGAGTCGCTGATCTATACGAAGGAGCAGCTGCTGGCCGGCCTGGAGGAAGGCATGGTCGACACACCGCACTCGATCTTCCCCGGCATGGACGAGCAGGACTACTACCGGGGCCTGGTGACGGAAGCCGCGCCGGGCACGGAGCGGCAGGTCGCACTGAGCAAGGGCGAGCGGCCGCAGGAAGCGGCGTCGACCTTCGGTGAGGACGAACCGGCGTCGAAGAAGGTGATCGGGGCATGAACGCTCTTGCCGCCTCCGCCACTTCGACCGGCGAGGCCGTTCAGTTCTGGATCCTGGGCACGATCGCCGTCATCGGCGCCCTGGGCACCGTCCTGATGCGGAAGGCCGTGCACAGTGCGCTGTGCCTGGCCGGGACCATGATCGTCCTGGCGGTGTTCTACCTCGCAAACGGTGCGTACTTCCTGGGCGTCGTCCAGATCATCGTCTACACCGGCGCGATCATGATGCTGTTCCTCTTCGTGGTCATGCTCGTCGGCGTCACGGCGGCCGACTCCCTCAAGGAGACGATCAAGGGCCAGCGCTGGATGGCCGTGGGCTGCGGCCTCGGTTTCGGTGTCCTGCTGATCGCGGGAATCGGCCAAGCCTCGCTGTCCACCTTCAAC from Streptomyces spiramyceticus carries:
- the nuoI gene encoding NADH-quinone oxidoreductase subunit NuoI; translated protein: MSDTSTPGEAPRTPWQNPVAGFGVTFKAMFKKRLTEQYPEQQKTTAPRFHGRHQLNRHPDGLEKCIGCELCAWACPADAIYVEGADNTEEERYSPGERYGRVYQINYARCILCGLCIEACPTRALTMTNEFELADSSRESLIYTKEQLLAGLEEGMVDTPHSIFPGMDEQDYYRGLVTEAAPGTERQVALSKGERPQEAASTFGEDEPASKKVIGA